A single window of Marinobacter sp. LA51 DNA harbors:
- a CDS encoding TolC family protein produces the protein MIRRLGIQATLAAFIALSMPAVAETRETLEQWIAEALANNASLSAQQAAIEAAEANVEGSDTWADPVVKYGIAPETLEGPNVVGHRFEVSQKLPWPDQLSASRGASEAGVRAARQDTLWQTRKLTASVKEAYARLWYSDRAIELHHETRALVEQLADITRQRLEYGEGTQSELLRIETELDTLDAQLVELQAEQGRLSASLISLLGRRPQPSELVLPVPPRMPMVADIPVATDHPLVQAAKARTAKARARLDAAEADRRPTFSASAGYNSLWADESKRWTVGVGVQIPLSGQRQNSAVRRAAAEVSQRQWQTTQAHRDLLASIGDVKASVQAGYGRLEILDQRHLPNQRAHWEANLNELASGTGRLEDAINSARQLTGVKLTREAVIRDLFSARARYEALQITGVSN, from the coding sequence ATGATTCGACGCCTTGGAATTCAGGCAACTCTGGCGGCATTCATCGCACTTTCGATGCCGGCTGTGGCGGAAACCCGTGAAACGTTGGAGCAATGGATTGCGGAGGCGCTGGCCAACAACGCCTCCCTGAGTGCGCAGCAAGCTGCAATCGAGGCAGCGGAGGCGAACGTGGAAGGTTCGGATACCTGGGCTGACCCTGTCGTCAAGTACGGCATTGCACCCGAAACGCTTGAAGGTCCCAATGTGGTCGGGCACCGGTTTGAGGTCAGTCAGAAGCTGCCCTGGCCGGATCAGCTATCGGCGTCCCGTGGCGCCTCGGAGGCGGGCGTGCGTGCGGCAAGACAGGACACCCTGTGGCAGACACGGAAACTGACTGCTTCCGTTAAGGAGGCCTATGCCCGCTTGTGGTATTCGGACCGGGCCATTGAGTTGCATCACGAGACCCGCGCCCTGGTGGAACAATTAGCGGATATAACCCGGCAAAGACTGGAATATGGCGAAGGTACCCAGAGCGAGTTGCTCAGGATAGAAACGGAACTGGACACTCTGGATGCGCAACTGGTTGAGCTTCAGGCTGAACAGGGTCGCCTCTCCGCCAGCCTGATTTCTTTATTGGGGCGTCGCCCGCAACCATCCGAGCTGGTGTTGCCCGTGCCTCCCCGCATGCCAATGGTGGCGGATATCCCCGTGGCAACTGATCACCCACTGGTTCAGGCCGCCAAGGCGCGAACCGCAAAAGCACGGGCCCGGCTGGATGCAGCGGAAGCCGATCGCAGACCCACATTTTCAGCCAGTGCGGGCTACAACAGCCTCTGGGCTGACGAAAGCAAGCGCTGGACGGTGGGCGTGGGCGTTCAGATTCCGCTCAGCGGGCAACGACAGAACAGTGCCGTTCGCAGGGCGGCGGCTGAAGTCTCTCAGCGACAGTGGCAAACCACTCAGGCCCACCGCGATTTGCTGGCGTCAATTGGTGATGTAAAGGCTTCCGTTCAGGCAGGCTACGGCCGCCTTGAAATTCTTGATCAGCGACACCTTCCCAACCAGCGCGCCCATTGGGAAGCCAACCTGAACGAGCTGGCCAGCGGCACGGGCAGACTGGAAGATGCCATCAACAGCGCAAGACAGCTCACTGGCGTAAAGCTCACCCGGGAAGCGGTCATTCGCGACCTGTTTAGTGCCAGGGCTCGCTACGAAGCCCTGCAAATCACCGGTGTATCAAACTAA